From the genome of Virgibacillus siamensis, one region includes:
- a CDS encoding nucleotidyltransferase family protein: MQGKKDVIQLIYKDKQMLEILKTAKSLDLPDWCICAGFVRSKIWDALHRYEERTPLTDVDVVYFDKTNLNETVEKQLENELSHQMPNIPWSVKNQARMHLINDLEAYVNTEDAIAKFPETATALGVKLVQDNQLKLIAPHGVQDVLDMVVRPTPLFAGSHKLMKVFKKRTKEKEWQSKWWKVSVQA; this comes from the coding sequence TTGCAGGGTAAAAAGGATGTTATTCAACTGATATACAAGGATAAACAGATGCTGGAAATATTAAAGACCGCAAAATCATTGGATCTCCCGGACTGGTGTATCTGTGCCGGATTTGTCCGTTCAAAAATATGGGATGCACTGCACAGGTATGAAGAACGCACCCCATTGACAGATGTGGACGTTGTTTATTTTGACAAAACTAATTTAAATGAGACGGTGGAGAAGCAGTTGGAAAATGAGCTTTCCCATCAAATGCCTAATATCCCTTGGTCTGTTAAAAACCAAGCAAGGATGCACCTGATTAATGACTTGGAAGCATATGTGAATACGGAAGATGCAATTGCAAAGTTTCCTGAAACAGCCACCGCACTCGGCGTTAAGCTGGTTCAGGATAATCAGCTTAAGTTAATTGCCCCGCATGGCGTTCAGGACGTTTTGGATATGGTAGTACGTCCAACTCCACTTTTCGCCGGATCACATAAATTGATGAAGGTTTTTAAGAAGCGGACTAAAGAGAAGGAATGGCAGTCAAAATGGTGGAAGGTGAGTGTGCAAGCATAG
- a CDS encoding GNAT family N-acetyltransferase, producing MEIRLLEPEDASTYRKLRLEALLNSPEAFLTSYEEAESQTEEDYRVKLQSDGVYNFGAFEGDTLIGMVALVPETKEKINHRSNVFAMYVTPASRGKGIGKKLMQSAIEYAKSLGGVEQISISVVTQNTKAKSMYYALGFVPFGTHKKAVKFGDGFLDEEYMVMVL from the coding sequence ATGGAAATTCGATTATTGGAACCGGAGGATGCGAGTACATATCGAAAATTAAGGCTTGAGGCACTGCTGAATAGTCCGGAAGCATTTCTTACGAGTTATGAGGAAGCAGAAAGCCAAACGGAAGAAGATTACAGAGTCAAACTGCAATCGGATGGTGTATACAATTTCGGGGCTTTTGAGGGAGATACCTTGATTGGCATGGTTGCGCTCGTACCTGAAACAAAGGAAAAAATCAATCATCGGTCCAATGTTTTTGCGATGTATGTAACCCCCGCAAGCCGGGGAAAGGGCATTGGCAAAAAGCTTATGCAGTCCGCGATTGAATATGCCAAGTCACTTGGCGGTGTTGAACAAATATCAATCTCCGTCGTCACGCAAAATACGAAAGCAAAAAGTATGTACTATGCATTGGGGTTTGTACCGTTTGGAACACATAAAAAAGCGGTGAAATTTGGGGATGGGTTTCTGGATGAAGAATATATGGTAATGGTTTTATAA